DNA from Luteolibacter yonseiensis:
AATCTCCAAAGGGGGCCGGCGGCTCAAAACAGTTTCCCTTGTTTCTGAGGAGGGGGGTGATCGGAGGATTGATGGAAATCTCCTCATCGGAGTTCTCTATCGTCCTCATTCTTGATGGGGCCACGGCGGAATATCAGTGGAAACGGCTCCTCACGGCATTACAATCCACCGTGGAGCCCGCACCTGATTACCAACCCTATCTGATGCCTGTTACGCGTGAACCCGTGCTTGGTCAAAGTTGCGCCGCAAGGGACGGGGTGTTGATCGGTTGTGCGGGGTGGAGCATTCCGAAGGAAGAAAAGCCGCACTTTCCCGGTTCGGGCAGTCACTTGGAACGTTATGCCGCGAGGTTCTCCGCAGTGGAGATCAACTCATCGTTCTATCGTCCGCACCGCACCTCCACCTATGCACGCTGGGCGGCCTCGGTTCCGCCGGATTTCCGCTTCTCTGTGAAGGTTCCCAAGGCGATCACCCATATCGCACGATTGAAAAACACGGGAGATCTGATCGGAACATTTCTCGCCGAAGCCGGAGGCCTTGGAGAAAAACTGGGTTGCCTGCTCGTCCAGCTTCCTCCCAGCCTCGATTTCAATCCCGGAATCGCACGGTGCTTTTTTGAAGAACTCCGTACCGCTGCCGGAAACATTCCCGTCGCCTTCGAGCCGCGCCACGGCACTTGGTTCGAACGGTCCGCAGGATCGCTTCTTGAGGAATTCCGGATCTCCCGGGTCGCGGCCGATCCTCCACCGGTCCCGTCCGCCGCCGAACCGGGCGGTTGGCACGGCCTGATCTACCACCGCCTGCACGGTTCGCCACGGATGTATTATTCGGATTATTCCCACAAATTCGTGGTGATGCTTGCCGCCCGCCTGGCCGATGCACGGTCCCGAAGCTCCGTCTGGTGCATCTTCGATAACACCGCCGAAGGCTTCGCGATGCCGAACGCGCGTGAACTCATGCGTGAATGGAAGGCTCTCGGCAGCCCCCCTTCCGCGAATGTTGACTGATGGGATGAAATCCGGGACGGGGCATCGTGATGTTCGGTAATATGAATGGGTTCTCGGCGGTGTGGTCCGAATTCCCGTAGGCTTGGCGTGGCAAGCCGGGAGATGCGGGAGGTATCATTCGCAGTGCGTGCATTTCACGCGATCAAGATAGCGCATTTTGCGCCGGGGTGCGGTCTGTGGATACGCTGGTTTATTGAAAAACCCTTGAAAACAAGGGTTTTTCGGATTGGTCCGTTCCCTGCAAAGGGAATCTGTAACGAAGGTGACCCTATGATTATCTGGCAATTCGACTCCGGTTTCATCCCTGGAGGGCCGGTCACATGGGAAGCCTTCAACACGATCAACACCCAACCAACCAAAGCCATGTTACACTATTCGCTCGTATTCCTTGTTATCGCCCTCATCGCCGGAATCCTCGGTTTCGGTGTCATCGCCGGTGCCGCGGCGAGCATCGCGAAGATCTGTTTCTTCCTGTTCCTTGCCATCTGGGTCCTGATGTTCTTCATGGGTCGGAAAACGGCCTGACGTCGTCGGCTCACCGGCGTTGGAAGATTCCCGGTGATCAACCGAAAAGAAAATCCGGCGGTTGTCCTCACAGCCGCCGGCTTTGATTTTTAAAGCCGGGAGACCCGGTGGAGTGGGACCCCCCCTCAGGGCAACAAGTGGTCGGCTAATCAAGAAACTGACATCTCCTGTCAGGATCAAAAGCATTCGGACCCGGAGGCGGACCCGGAGAAAAAAGTGAATCCTGATGTTGGCGCGATCCGGAGGCTTTCCAGAGATACTATGATAGTAGTAATTTCAGTCCGTCTGGAGCCGCCGATGTATTGGCCGGCATCGGCAGCTCCCGCGAAGGAAGCTGCCGGGGAAATTTTCCGATCCCTTACTTGCCCGCTTGTTCCTGCATCTGCTTGAACGCGATTTTCAATTGTTCGATCGCTTGCTTGAGGGCCGGCTCCGGAAGGACATCGATCTGGTCGATCGACTTGAGTGCGAGTTCCGCCTGCTCCTTCACCATCAATCCGGACTTCGTGGCAAGATCGATGTTCGCCTTGGTGGCATCCTTGACCGCCGCCTTCATCTCCTCGGCCGTGACGGCCTTGTCCAGTGCGGCGAGATGTTCGCGCGCGAGGTTCCCGGCCTCTGTCTTCATCTCGTCCGCCTTTTGCGCGATGTCATTCACGGCCTTGGCCTCGTCTTTCGTCATCTTTCCGGAGGCGACGGCGTCCTCGGTCGCGTTCTCGACTTTCTTTACCTCGGGTGACTTCTCCTTGCAGGAAACCGAAAGTCCGAGAGCAACCGCCAACAGGGTGATCAATGGTGTTTTCATGGTAATCGCACTAGGGATGTCGTTCGAATGATTGTCAAATGACGATCATGCGAAGGGGGAAGGGAGTCGGCTCTAACAGAATCGATCCCGGGCGAAGGTGAAAGAGGGCGGCAGTCTTGAGCTACTCCTCCTGCGGGGAACCGGTGCTTTTTGTAAAGCGGTTGACGTAATCAGCGGTGCCTTGTTTCCGCGCCTTGGTTTTCTGCCAGCCTTCCGGCAATTCATCGAGAAGATCCAAGCGGCGGAGGGTGTTGAGAAGATAGAGAAGCGAGGAGGCATCCAAGTCCTTGCCAACCTCATCCAGCAACGCGTTCTTCGCCTGGTCTCTTTTCCCCAGATTCCAAAGCGTTTCCGCCGTGATCGTTCGGACGACGGAATGCTCGTCTGCCAGCAGCGGTGGAAGCGTCCCGGTTTTCTCCGACGCCTTGTCCCCGAGAATCCACAAACCCGACACCGCCCAATAGCGTTCGACAGGGCTTTTCGAGGCGAGGGATTGTTCCAGCAGCGGGAGATCCGCCGCATCGCGCTGTGTGGCGATGAAAGCGAGATCGAGAGCCTTGTCGAAATCAAAGCGATCGCTTCCCGCGAATTCGGCGATGGTGGCGTCACCCGCGAGAGTTTCAAAAAGAGGCTCGGGAATGAGACCGGTGTCGGTGGCTTTTTTCATCGTGTCCTTCAACCTCTGGCGGAGGGCTTTGAGTTTTTCCGCGTGGGCGGGATCCGCTGCGAGATTGCGGATTTCCCAAGGGTCCGCACCGAGATCGTAAAGCTCTTCCGGTGCTTGATCCTTATCCCAGATTTTTTGATGGATTCCGGTGAGTTTGCCGTCTTTCGACGCCCTCTCCCACGCCTTCCATGAAGGAAGGCCGAAGGGATAGAAACTGTAGGGAGCGGCCGCAAGGCGTGGCGTGAACTGGCGCACGTATTTCCATTTCCCATCCGTCAGCCCGCGGCGCATTCCGTATGTGTCATCGAAGCGGTCCGCGTAGAGAAATTCCATCTCATCCGCGGCAGGCTCGACGCGTTTGCCGCCGAGGAACGGCCTGCCCTGCATCTGCGGTGGAGTGTCGATCCCGGCGAGCGAAAGAAGGGTGGGTGCGAAATCGACAAATGACACAGGTTCCGTCACACGCTGGCCGGGGCTGAACTTGCAGAGGTTCCTCCACTTTTCCGGAACCCGGATGATGCAGGGAATCTTCACGCCGGTTTCATAAAGATAGCGCTTCCCCCGCGGAGTCACGCCACCGTGATCCGACGTGTAGATGACGATGGTATCGTCCGCGAGGCCCCGGGCCTCCAGTTCGTCGAGCAGCCTGCCGACATCCGCATCCATCTCCGTGATCCGGTCATGATAACGGGCGAAGTCCTTGCGCATTTCCGGAAGATCCGGAACGTAGGGCGGCAGTTCGATCTCCTCCGGATTGAGACGCAGGGGCTCGGCTTCCTTATTGGCGAACAGCGAGCTTTCGTGCGTCATTCCGAGATTGAAGATCGCGAAGAACGGCGCGCCTTCGGGACGGTGGAGGTAATACGCTTTCTTTGAAGACTCGTCCCAGATGGCGGTGTCGCTGCCTTTGAAATTGTAATCGGTCTTGGCGTTGTTGGTGCAGAAGTAGCCGGCCTTGCGGAGGTATTCGACGTTTGGCCGGTATTTCGCCGGGATGGGGTGGCGGCTGCGCATGTGCTGCGTGCCCATCGTCGGTGACCAGGCTCCGTTGAGGATCGTCGCACGGGCGACCGCGCAGACGGGGGCGTTCGAGTAGGCGTGTTCGAACAATACCCCTTCTTTTGCCAGGGCGTCGATGCGCGGTGTCCGTGCCTGTTTGTTGCCGTAACATCCCATCCAATGCGAGGAGTTGTCCTCGCTGACGATCCAGAGGATGTTCGGATGATCGGCAGCCTGAAGAAGGCCGGAAAACAAGCCGATGAGCACAACGAGGCAAAAAGGAAATCTCATGGGGAAAAGCGGCGGATGGAACACCGCTGGAACCGATCGGTTGTGGCACAATCGATCGCCTCCACGCGATCCGTAGCACGGGTGGATACTCTGGAGACGGATCACCAATGCCATCCGTCGGAAAGTCCTGCTACGAAGCGGAGGTGAGCCTGACGGATGGTCCCTCCGTCATGCGGATCGGACTGCCTTTTCGGGACAACCGGAAGCGGCCGTGAAGCTGGTCAGTTGCCAATGACGGTTGGCGCGACCGGAGTTGTCGGAGCTACCGGAGCGGCGCGGAAAAATTGTGAAAACTCTTTGTTGGTGGGCATGGTGCCGGCGGCTACGGCGGCGGCGAATTGTTCGTAAGGATAAATGGAGCGGGGGCTGGCCTTGTCGGCTGCTTTCGCGAGTTCCACGCCCTGGTTGGCTTCGGCGAGCGCCTTGCCCTTGTCTCCCATCGCCCACTGGAGGCGGGAGAGGGTGGTGGCGTCAACGGTGGTCTTCATACCGCGATCCTTGATGGTGGCTTCGTAGGCGGTGACGGCCTTGGCGAGCGTGCCCGCAGGGACGCCTTCGGTGGCGGAGAGGGTGTTGCCGAGCGAGTTGACCAGCATCAGGCGGAGCTTGTTGGTGTTGTCCAGGCCTTCGATGAGTTTGTCGATCGCGCTCCAGTCCTTGGCCGCGATGAGGGCCTCGTTGCGGAAGAGCGGGACATAGATGCTGTCCGGTTCCGCGGCGGCGAGCTGGTCGGCGGCGGCGGCCATGGCGGCGGCGTCGTTCTTTTCCTTGCCCTCGGTGAAGGCGGCGCGGGCGGAGGCCGCGGCCTGTTGGGCTGCCGCGGCGGCGTTGAGCTTTTCAAGGGTGTTTTTTCCGGCATCACCACCCGCGAGCAAGGATTCGATGAGTTCCTCCGTGAGGCGTGCGGGGTGGCTGGTTGCGATGACCTTGCCGTCCTTGACGAGGAAGGCGTGGGGGATGCCCTTCACCCCGGCGGGCTTGAGCCAGAGTTCCTCGAACGGACCGCCTTTGCCGGTGTAGGCCACGGGGTAGGACATGCCCTCTCCCTTCTTTTTCACAAACTCCACGACCTTGTCCTTGCCGTCCTCCCAGACATCGACGCCGATGACGCGGAGGCCCTTTTCCTGATACTTGTCATAAAGGGCGTCGACATGAGGGATCGCAGCGATGCACGGGCCGCACCAGGTGGCCCAGCACTCGAGGATGTAGAGCTTGCCGGGTTCCCACGCGGTGGGAGCCTCGCCCTGGATCCACTCCAGCTTCTGGAGCGCTTCTGGGGTGACCGCATCGCCGGTCTTCTGGGCATGGGCGGAGGTGGCCAGGGTCGCGGCGGAGAGGCACAGGGTCGCAAGGAGTTTTTTCATGGAAGCTAAAATCATGCGGAAGGCAGGCCCGTGTAAAGCCAATCAGAGGGGCTGTATGGGGAAACATGGGGCAAAAATTCCGGCAGATCTCCCAAGCATATGACAAGGATCCCAGACGGGAACGGGTCACTTGGGTGGTGTCGGGTTCTCACGGGGGGGGCGTCGGAGGCCGCTCGGATTGCCATCTCACGCTTTCGACATCACGAGGAAACGGCGGGTCCGCCGACTTTGATTGCATGAACGGATGATATGCCTTCGTATTCCAACCAGCCCCGAGTGGGCGAAATCCCATTTTTCCACCACTTTTGAAAAACACCCACTTACCCATGCACACCTCCATCCAACGACGGGACTTCCTCAAACAATCCAGCGCGGCAGGGATCGGGTTGGGCATGGCGGGGTATCTCGGATCACTGCTGCCTTCGCTGGCACAGAACGCCCCGGCACCGGCACGGAAAATCGGCCCCGATGACAAGATCAACGCCGCGGTGATCGGCACCAATGGCCGGGGCCTCTCGCTCATCTCCTGCCTCACCCGCCTGCCGAATGTGGAGATCACCCATATCTGTGATGTCGACAAGCGCGCCTTGGAAAAAGGACTCAAGGAGGTGGCGAAAAAACAGTCCGCACCGGCGGCGGGTTCCGCTGATTTCCGCAAGATCCTGGAGGACCCGGCGCTGGATGTGGTGGCCATCGCCACGCCGGACCACTGGCACGCGCCGATGGCGATCCTCGCGCTGGCGGCGGGCAAGCATGTCTATGTGGAAAAACCATGCAGCCACAATCCCTACGAGGGCGAGCTCCTGCTGGAGGCGGTGGAAAAATACAAGCGCGTCGCGCAGATGGGTGCGCAGCGCAGGTCCTCCGCCGCCATGCGCCAGATCATTCCGGAGATCCACGACGGGCTGATCGGCAAGACCTATTTCGCCAAAGGCTGGTATGCGAACGGACGCGCCTCCATCGGCAAGGGCAAGCCCGTCCCGGTTCCGGATTGGCTGGACTACGAGCTGTGGCAGGGGCCCGCACCGCGCGCGGCATTCGTGGACAATCTCATCCACTACAACTGGCATTGGCACTGGCTCTACGGCACCGGCGAGGCGCTGAACAACGGCACGCACGAGATGGACATCGCGCGCTGGGCGCTGGATGTCACCTGGCCGACGCGGGTCTCGTCGAACGGCGGGCGCTATGCGTTCGAGGACGATTGGGAATGCCCGGACACGCAGAACATCTCGTGGGACTTTCCCGGAGGAAAATCGATGGCGTGGGAGGGACGGAGCTGCAATCCCTTCCCCGTGGAAGGCCGGCAGCGCGGCGTGCTGGTCTACGGCACCAAGGGCACCGCATTGCTGGATGGGGACGACTACATCATCTACGACAAGGCCGGGAAAATCATCAAGCAGGCGAAGGGCAATGAAGCCGTGGATGCCACCAACACCGTCAGCGGCAGCGGCGCGGGGATGGATACGGCGCACGTCTCCAACTTCATCGCCGCCATCCGCGGCGACGGAGCACCGCACTGCCCCATCGAGGAAGGCCACAAGAGCGTCACCCTCCTGCACCTCGGAAACATCGCCTGGCGCGCCGGACGCACCCTGCATTGCGATCCGAAGAACGGCCACATCCTCAACGATCCCGAGGCCATGAAGCTCTGGAAACGCGACTACGAACCCGGCTGGGAGCCGAAGGTCTGAGGTGCGGGCCGCTTGGGAGGGCAGGGGGCTGGCCTGGATCCGGGCCCCCTCCGGGAAACCGGCCTGAAGTCGAAGAGGCCAACCACGGAACACACGAAATACACGGAAAGCAGAGGGGTTGTAAGACATCCATACGTGAGCAGGAGATTGGGGTGCCTGAGTGATCCTCCTCTCCGTTTTCCGTGTGTTCCGGGTATTCCGTGGTCAATTCTCTTCCCGGAATAAAGCCTCCGCCTTGTCATCGGGCTTCGAAAGGGAAGGTCACGGTGATTGAGCCTTGACCCCGCTGCCGGTCGACTCCAGTTCTCCCGCGCAATGATTTTTGAACACGAACCCATCGAATGGGATGACGAGATCACGCTGCTGGTCGACCGGTTGGAGGAGAAATCCGCGGACGAGGGATTGACGCGCCAGGAACGGGCGTTGATGGATGTCGTCGAGACCGTCCAGTTGCTCGATCCCGAGGGCGACGGACTGCATGAGTTCTGGCAGACCGCGCTCAACCACACCCGGATCATCAGTTCCTTCGACATGATCGGCTCGAGCGCGATGGTCGATGTGCTCAACGCCAGCCAGTGGTGCCAGACGCGCAGCGATGACCGCGACGACTATTCCGAGACCGAGGCCGAATACCTCGCCAGCATCGAGGAAGACCTCTACGAAGCCCTCGGCGAACTGCCCGACCTGGTGGCCGACTTTGTCGAAGATGAAATCGCCAGGTGATCTCCCCGTCACCTGTGCGCCATCCCGCACGCCGGGGTCTTGTCCCGAATCATGAAAAGCCGCAAGGCTGGGGAAATCGCCACGGAGGATGAAGAATCCGGGCGTTTTGGGAAAAAAGAAACCGCCACCGGATTTCCGGAGGCGGTTCCCAAAACAAGAAGGGTGATTAACAACAGCTAGTCGGCGCGGCGGCGGTTCCAGCCGGTGACGGCCGGCCCCGGCTCACGCCTGCTTGCGGGACCTGAAGCAGAACAAGCCCACCACGCCCAGGGCGGACAAGACACATGCGGAAGGCTCGGGCACGAGGGAGACGGAGTCGACCGAAAGCGTCACCGGCGTGGTGGTCGACGGAGGGGTGTAGCCCGCCGCACCCAGGTAGAAGAACAGCTGGAGATTCGCAACGTTCGAAGTCGCATTGGCGAATTTCGCGGCGTTGTCGGCACCCGGTGTTCCCTCGTAGGAAATGAAATTGTTCGCCGTCAGATTGAAGGTGAACGTCGTCCAATCCGCACCGGCCGGGAGGATGCCTCCATTGATGGTGATCGCCGTGCCGGGCACCGCGCCGCCGAGGCGGAGCGCGATCGGCAGGTCGAATGTCGCGTTTGATTTGACGCTCACCGTGATGGTGTCGATCTCCGAATAGTCGCCGATGAATTGGCCGCCCGAGGCGGAGTTGCTCCCGGTGGCACGGGCCACGACCGGAGTGCCGGAGGTGGTGTTCGTGACGCTGTAGGTGGTGGTGATGTAGCCACCCGAGCCGCCGGCTCCTCCGGATGAAATCCAGTTCGCCGCGGTGGCGCTGACATTCTGGGTCCAGTTCGAGTTGTTGCTCGAAAACGTCTCCGTGAAAGGGAGAACGGCGGCGGCGGACAGTGAACCGCAGGTAGCCAGAAGGCATCCGGCGACGACGAGGTGGGCTTTGATGTTTTTCATGGATGCGTTGATGTGGAGAATGGTTCCTTGGGGAAAATGGCTCATGCCGCTGCGCCCTTTCGCGCGCGGCACTGGATTTTTGTATCGTAAAAGAAAAATCCGCAAGCTATATTGCAAATGAATCTCAATTGCATGTAGGCAATTGTTCCTCAATTGTTTCTACGAGATTCGCGCCGCGGCATTGGTGAGAATGGCCGTCAGCGGCTTCGACATCCTTCTGGATTTGCGGTTCACCACCAGCAACACATCCGCGCAAGGCGAGGGCTTGGGCTCAGCTCTACATGGCGAGCATCAGCACCTTCTACTGAATCAGCTTGGGTCGATGCCGTCGCCCTCTGCCTCAGGCGCGACCCGCTAGGCCCTCTCCTACCTCGTCGTCTGGGCCTATCCTTCAGCCGGCTACTGCTTACAATGCCGCGGCATCTTGGCCTATGGACCGACATCGGCACCACATCATTGACCGTCTCGCCTCAGTCTCCTCCAATTCGTGGAATGCTCTTTGTAACCCGTCAATTTTATCGACCGCGAGAAGTTCCTGAGGAGCGTCACTTGACCGAAATAGATAAAAACGCCTATTCCCTTGCCCTCCGGAAGGGAGCGACGCGATTCCTCACTTCATTAGATTCTGCGACCGCTGAAGGCGATGTGGGGGGATTGTCTGCAATATGGAAGGGGCTACGCGATTGGGAGTGAAGGCGGCGCAGAACCGGAGGCATCATCACTGGCTGGCCCGAGACCGCGGTCTGAGCAATTATTCCTCGGCCTCGGCGTGGACGTCATCCGAAGCGACGTGCTGATTCAGGAATACATCGATGTGCACGGGAAATGATCCAAGACGAAAAGTCTGATCCTTTATCCCGATAAGTGGAAAATGGAATGGAGAGGATTATGGTTATTCTTCGGTCATTTATTATGTGAAAAAGTATTGTATCGGCTGAATTAATCCGTATCCAGTCTGTAGAATGTAAATTCTTCCGATCTGTCAATACCAAGGAGTTCTCGAAGGCATATCCTGCTCCAATCTTCAAATTTGGAATCCTCAAGCTTCTCGATATTAATTATTTTTCCGCTCTCACTATTTCCAGAACGCTGGACAAATTCATCCGGACTTAATCTGATGCGGAGATTGTCCAGGTCAGTGTAAAAAACACATGCAACCGCAAGGTGTTTCATAGATCGGGGGTTGTTCTTTAGCCAAATAAATAGTGGATTAGAAATAAGTGGATTCAATGTGACACCTAGTTCCTCATATAGCTCTCTAGTCAAGGCGTAGTGGCATGTGCGATCAAAATTAGCGTCGCTTCCTGCTGCAAATTCGTCATCATCACGAACATGGCCCCCGAAATATGTTACGACTTTTCCTGATTCAGGAGATCCCTTGCTTACTCCCTTTTGATGTTTTTTTGCAACTAGGACGCTACGATTATTTGGATCAAATAGAATAACTATAGGTAATGGTTGAATTTTGGTTTCATCGTCCTCTACTGTTGTTCTCTTTTCATATTTTAATTTTAGGAAATTGCGTTCAGGCCAATCTTCAGATTTCCATATATCCCTGTTCTCGAATTGGATGACGTCTTTGCGATCGAGGTATGCGATATTTTCTTCTGTCAGATCGCTCAGCGTTTGAAGTATTTGCCTCGTTACCTTGTAACCAACTTGATTTTGATCGATGCAAGATGTGTCGATTTGTTCTATTTTTCGGAAATCTCGATCATATTTTTTCACCGCAAAATCCAAAGATTTGTTGAAAGCTTCAATAACTCTATGATTCATGATGGTTCCCGATTTTCGGGTAAGTAAATTTTTGTATTCTCTTTCGAGTGCGGATTTTTCGCTTACTTTAAAAACATATACAATATCGATTAGGCTTCGAAAGCGATCCATGGTTAAATATTTGGAAAGTACTTTGTGCTCTTCATCGGACATGTATTGGGAGTCTTTTTGCCAATAAAACCAACATAGGGCATCGAAAATTCCTCGATCACAAATAATAACGTCTAAATTTCTCCATGATCCAGCAACATAATCGGCTAGCTGTGCTATAGCTGAATTGGATGTCCAAATATTGAAAAGTGGACTAAATTTGTCACCAACTGGACAAATGCTTGCCCGCTCGGTTACGAGCCGAGTTTTGAAACCATTACGCTTTAGGAAAAGATTGAGAGCTGATAGGCAAGATGTTTTGCCTGCTTTGGGAGTTCCGCAGAATTCAATGACAATAGGTCTTCGTTTTTTAGATGCCTTTCGCTGCTCGAGAATGTCCTTTGCCAAGGCCTCAAGTTCTTCAATCTTTTTTAAATCGGAATCACTCATTGAATCTAATTTTTGTTTCAAGTTGTTTGATTAATTTCCCACAGGAAAATCCTATGAAAAATCCCAATGTAGTACAAGCGTATAGGAAATTCGTTTCTTTTAAATCGGGCGATTGAGAGATAAATTTATGTCCGGCTTGCAATGCAACAACTGCGATTAGTCCGAACGCGCCCGCGAAAACTGGTCTTGCGAAATAATAAATTGCATATCCGAAACGGATCATCGAATGATTGTTCAATCTTTTTTCTGGAAGAGGGAGGTGAAGTGTTTTGTAAAGCTTTCTTATGTAATATATGGAAGAACCTATAATGCTGCCGCATATCGCTGACAAAAATCCGTTTCCTGGAGCGTTCTTGAACCACCACCCGCCCCATGATGCGCCAGAAAGTAATGATACAAGAATCGCGCTTGACACAATTAGTAATAATGCAAAGTAAGACGCTAAAATACCTACAAGTAAGGATGGTAGATGGTTTTTGGTTGTGGCGTTCATTTGCGTTTGAGTCAAAATGTGCTTAAAGCAGTCAATGCGAGGGGGCTTTGAGCAGCTCCTCTAGCTAGAGCTGCTCTTGTTCAGGGGAAGTCAGTACCGATAACTAAAAAGAATTGCAAGAAAAGACTCAGGCTGCGGGCTTTTCTGTTTGTCGTAAGGTCCCGAAGGCACTGTGTCTACTTCGATTAAGAGGTTGCCTGAAAATAAATGATTTGGAACAATTAGGTTGTATTAACCAATTAGTCTAAGGCGATCTGGGTTTGATCCAGCCCCTATAAAGAGGACACTTTCCGATGAGAGTTTTGCAGGGTAAAACCAGCAAAACAAACACATGAAAAGAAGGCACAGCGCGGAGCAGATCATCCGTATCTTTGGAGAAATCGAAAACGGTGGCCTGAAGGCTTCCGACGCCTGCCTCCGCACGGGATCAGCGAGCGGGCCTACTTCCACAGGAAGAAGAAATACGGAGGCATGGATGTCAGCAAGGCGACACGCCTCAAGGCTCTTGAGGAGGAAAACTCCCGGCTCAAGCGTCTGGTGGCCGATCAGGCGTTGGACATCCAGATCCTCAAGGAAGTGAACTCAAAAAAAGTGGTGAGCCCCGTGCAAAAGAAAACCGTCATCGAGACATTGGTGAGCGCGGGCAGTTGCGGCGTCGCACGGGCTTGCCGGTTGTCCTGCCTAGCACGCTCGGCGGTCTATCGGCGGGCGATGCCCGACGCGTCGTAGATGGCTCAGGAGGGATTGATTGTGGAGACGTCGCGCTCTCATCCCAGCCTGGGCTACCGCAAGGTCACCGCCATCCTGGGGACGGGTACGGCGAGACCATCAATGAGAAACGGGTGGCGCGCCTGCGCCGCCGGGACGGCCTGCAGGCCTCTCGCAAGCAGACGAAACGCCGGCGGATCGAGCCCCGGGTGACGTCACGGCGTGTGGCGAAGCGTCGCGACGAGGTCTGGAGCTATGACTTCATCCAGGACTCGCTGGCGGACGGAACCACGGCGAGGATCCTTTCGGTGATCGATGAATACAGCAGGGAGTGTGATGCTGAGATCCGCCCGGAGCTTCCCGTCGAGCCGGGTCATCGACTGCCTGGAGGAGGTGTTGGTGACAACCGGTCGCAAACCGGAGTGGCTCCGCAGCGACAACGGTCCGGAGTTCGTTGCCAGTCAGGTCCGGGAATGGTTGAAGAGCTCGGGAGTGGGCAGTGCCTACATCACGCCGGGTTCGCCATGGGAAAACGGTTACGTGAAAAGCTTCCACGCGAGCCTGCGGGCGGAGTTCCTGAACAGGGAACTGTTTTTCAGCATGAGGGAGGTATCGGTGATGCTGGAGGGCTGGCGTCATCACTACTTTCCCAAGTGTCTTGAAAGAATGTTACTGTGCGGAGACTGGCGCCGGTCAACAATTTTTGCTCAGCTGATTCTCTTTAATCGGACATATGCCGAATCAGCTGCCTTCGCTCGCGAGGATTTTTGCTCTGCTTTTGTCTCAAAAAGATTAGTGGAATCTAGAAACTTATTTAGTTTTTCAAAACCTAATATTTTATAATCAACCGGCGTATAAGTTTTTAAGTATTTGCCGAGGGCTGCCACTGATGCCCATCCATCAGAGTCGGCTAAAGTAGCTACGGCGCGCGTTAAA
Protein-coding regions in this window:
- a CDS encoding DUF1328 domain-containing protein, with translation MLHYSLVFLVIALIAGILGFGVIAGAAASIAKICFFLFLAIWVLMFFMGRKTA
- a CDS encoding DUF72 domain-containing protein, which gives rise to MEISSSEFSIVLILDGATAEYQWKRLLTALQSTVEPAPDYQPYLMPVTREPVLGQSCAARDGVLIGCAGWSIPKEEKPHFPGSGSHLERYAARFSAVEINSSFYRPHRTSTYARWAASVPPDFRFSVKVPKAITHIARLKNTGDLIGTFLAEAGGLGEKLGCLLVQLPPSLDFNPGIARCFFEELRTAAGNIPVAFEPRHGTWFERSAGSLLEEFRISRVAADPPPVPSAAEPGGWHGLIYHRLHGSPRMYYSDYSHKFVVMLAARLADARSRSSVWCIFDNTAEGFAMPNARELMREWKALGSPPSANVD
- a CDS encoding Gfo/Idh/MocA family protein yields the protein MHTSIQRRDFLKQSSAAGIGLGMAGYLGSLLPSLAQNAPAPARKIGPDDKINAAVIGTNGRGLSLISCLTRLPNVEITHICDVDKRALEKGLKEVAKKQSAPAAGSADFRKILEDPALDVVAIATPDHWHAPMAILALAAGKHVYVEKPCSHNPYEGELLLEAVEKYKRVAQMGAQRRSSAAMRQIIPEIHDGLIGKTYFAKGWYANGRASIGKGKPVPVPDWLDYELWQGPAPRAAFVDNLIHYNWHWHWLYGTGEALNNGTHEMDIARWALDVTWPTRVSSNGGRYAFEDDWECPDTQNISWDFPGGKSMAWEGRSCNPFPVEGRQRGVLVYGTKGTALLDGDDYIIYDKAGKIIKQAKGNEAVDATNTVSGSGAGMDTAHVSNFIAAIRGDGAPHCPIEEGHKSVTLLHLGNIAWRAGRTLHCDPKNGHILNDPEAMKLWKRDYEPGWEPKV
- a CDS encoding sulfatase family protein is translated as MRFPFCLVVLIGLFSGLLQAADHPNILWIVSEDNSSHWMGCYGNKQARTPRIDALAKEGVLFEHAYSNAPVCAVARATILNGAWSPTMGTQHMRSRHPIPAKYRPNVEYLRKAGYFCTNNAKTDYNFKGSDTAIWDESSKKAYYLHRPEGAPFFAIFNLGMTHESSLFANKEAEPLRLNPEEIELPPYVPDLPEMRKDFARYHDRITEMDADVGRLLDELEARGLADDTIVIYTSDHGGVTPRGKRYLYETGVKIPCIIRVPEKWRNLCKFSPGQRVTEPVSFVDFAPTLLSLAGIDTPPQMQGRPFLGGKRVEPAADEMEFLYADRFDDTYGMRRGLTDGKWKYVRQFTPRLAAAPYSFYPFGLPSWKAWERASKDGKLTGIHQKIWDKDQAPEELYDLGADPWEIRNLAADPAHAEKLKALRQRLKDTMKKATDTGLIPEPLFETLAGDATIAEFAGSDRFDFDKALDLAFIATQRDAADLPLLEQSLASKSPVERYWAVSGLWILGDKASEKTGTLPPLLADEHSVVRTITAETLWNLGKRDQAKNALLDEVGKDLDASSLLYLLNTLRRLDLLDELPEGWQKTKARKQGTADYVNRFTKSTGSPQEE
- a CDS encoding transposase; the encoded protein is MSERAYFHRKKKYGGMDVSKATRLKALEEENSRLKRLVADQALDIQILKEVNSKKVVSPVQKKTVIETLVSAGSCGVARACRLSCLARSAVYRRAMPDAS
- a CDS encoding TlpA disulfide reductase family protein, with the translated sequence MKKLLATLCLSAATLATSAHAQKTGDAVTPEALQKLEWIQGEAPTAWEPGKLYILECWATWCGPCIAAIPHVDALYDKYQEKGLRVIGVDVWEDGKDKVVEFVKKKGEGMSYPVAYTGKGGPFEELWLKPAGVKGIPHAFLVKDGKVIATSHPARLTEELIESLLAGGDAGKNTLEKLNAAAAAQQAAASARAAFTEGKEKNDAAAMAAAADQLAAAEPDSIYVPLFRNEALIAAKDWSAIDKLIEGLDNTNKLRLMLVNSLGNTLSATEGVPAGTLAKAVTAYEATIKDRGMKTTVDATTLSRLQWAMGDKGKALAEANQGVELAKAADKASPRSIYPYEQFAAAVAAGTMPTNKEFSQFFRAAPVAPTTPVAPTVIGN